One region of Paenibacillus polymyxa M1 genomic DNA includes:
- a CDS encoding response regulator transcription factor, protein MRSTILIIDDDEKIVSMLRRGLAFEGYEVLTATNGAEGLNKMLTAEPDLVVLDVMMPQVDGFEVCRRMREGGSTVPVLMLTAKDEVENRVKGLDLGADDYLVKPFALEELLARVRALLRRKTEQQDNNGNRLTFEDLQLDNESREVVRGGKRLELTAKEFELLHLFMQNPKRVLSRDLIMDKIWGYDYSGESNVLEVYIAMLRQKTEQDGGKRLIRTIRGAGYILRGDV, encoded by the coding sequence ATGCGTTCTACTATTCTGATCATTGATGACGATGAAAAAATCGTATCCATGCTGCGCAGAGGGCTGGCTTTTGAAGGATATGAAGTGCTGACAGCCACCAATGGAGCAGAGGGATTAAATAAAATGCTAACAGCTGAGCCTGATTTGGTCGTACTGGATGTAATGATGCCGCAGGTCGATGGTTTTGAGGTTTGCCGGCGTATGCGAGAGGGAGGAAGCACGGTACCTGTCCTAATGCTTACAGCCAAGGATGAGGTGGAGAACCGGGTGAAGGGTCTGGATCTGGGGGCTGATGATTATCTCGTGAAGCCGTTTGCTCTGGAGGAGTTGCTGGCACGAGTGCGAGCGCTTTTGCGGCGTAAAACTGAACAGCAGGACAATAATGGGAATCGGCTTACCTTCGAGGATTTACAACTGGATAATGAATCGCGTGAAGTGGTTCGTGGTGGCAAACGCTTGGAACTGACGGCCAAAGAATTTGAACTGCTCCATTTGTTCATGCAAAACCCGAAACGTGTTCTGTCGCGTGATCTGATTATGGATAAAATTTGGGGCTATGACTATAGCGGGGAATCGAATGTGCTGGAAGTATATATTGCCATGTTGCGACAAAAAACCGAGCAGGATGGTGGCAAACGGCTTATTCGTACCATTCGGGGAGCCGGCTATATTTTAAGAGGTGATGTGTAA
- a CDS encoding sensor histidine kinase: MSIRWRLTAWYSSILAIVLVIFGLAIYGLVYYYTYNEVKSQLMTQAPQINKQLRLIIKGGLFEVPNLDLGLEQGRGIDDSQLYVQIYNYTSGVTKTTQNMKDLSITFPVPSTAAGAVQNEGVRRVNVNGDSFMIYQQSIKSEELGLVVGLLQVGQFTGSQDRLMNRLQNVLVYGSLFALLAAATSGLFLARKSMKPLVKVIEGANQIQSSNDLSVRIEYDGPPDEIGQLIGTVNNMLGRTEVFYKELEDAYGAQRRFVADASHELRTPLTTIRGNVDFLLKMWTTEPGERPNMDEAMIRELSMEALNDMADEGKRMSRLVSDMLSLARADTGKTFDKMPVALEPLVNEVARRAQFLERTAEWNVGDFSLLNGIYMDGSKDYLQQMLFIFIDNAFKYTPEGTVRFDAIVYQGQVGLRISDTGIGMDKSEVPFIFDRFYRADESRGVTEGIGLGLSIAKWIIDEHQGSVEVVTRQGEGTTFVIWLPVSFSAPLE; encoded by the coding sequence ATGTCTATTCGGTGGCGGCTGACAGCTTGGTATTCGAGCATCTTGGCTATAGTGCTTGTCATTTTTGGTCTGGCTATTTACGGACTAGTATATTACTACACATATAATGAAGTGAAAAGTCAGCTTATGACTCAGGCGCCACAGATTAACAAGCAATTACGCCTTATTATAAAAGGGGGATTGTTTGAGGTCCCTAACCTGGATCTTGGATTGGAGCAGGGGCGTGGAATAGATGACTCACAGCTCTATGTTCAAATTTACAATTATACGTCCGGTGTAACTAAAACGACCCAAAATATGAAAGACCTTAGTATCACCTTCCCTGTTCCGTCTACAGCGGCAGGAGCAGTTCAAAATGAGGGAGTTCGGCGTGTGAACGTAAATGGTGATTCCTTTATGATTTATCAACAGTCGATCAAATCCGAGGAATTGGGCTTGGTGGTCGGGCTGCTACAGGTAGGGCAATTCACGGGTTCTCAGGACCGACTCATGAATAGGTTACAAAATGTGCTTGTGTACGGTTCGTTATTTGCCTTACTGGCTGCTGCGACCTCTGGTCTCTTCCTGGCTCGTAAATCTATGAAGCCGCTGGTTAAGGTGATTGAGGGGGCCAATCAGATTCAATCGAGCAATGATTTGAGTGTTCGGATTGAATATGACGGTCCGCCAGATGAAATAGGACAATTGATCGGGACGGTTAACAACATGCTGGGGCGTACAGAAGTGTTCTACAAGGAACTTGAAGATGCATATGGTGCGCAGCGCCGCTTTGTAGCCGATGCTTCCCATGAACTGCGCACACCCTTGACGACGATTCGTGGCAACGTTGATTTTCTGCTCAAAATGTGGACTACTGAACCGGGCGAGCGGCCGAATATGGATGAAGCGATGATTCGCGAGCTTTCCATGGAGGCGCTGAATGACATGGCGGATGAAGGCAAACGAATGAGCCGCTTGGTGAGCGATATGTTGTCACTCGCAAGAGCGGACACAGGGAAAACGTTCGATAAGATGCCTGTTGCGCTGGAGCCGCTCGTAAACGAGGTTGCTCGTCGAGCTCAGTTTTTGGAGCGAACAGCCGAATGGAATGTGGGCGACTTTTCATTGTTGAATGGTATTTATATGGACGGAAGCAAAGATTATTTGCAGCAAATGCTATTCATTTTCATTGATAATGCTTTTAAATATACACCTGAAGGCACAGTCCGATTTGATGCGATTGTATATCAGGGACAGGTGGGGCTACGAATCAGTGATACAGGCATTGGTATGGACAAAAGTGAGGTTCCCTTTATTTTTGACCGGTTTTACCGGGCAGATGAGTCACGCGGCGTGACAGAGGGAATTGGCTTGGGATTATCGATTGCCAAGTGGATTATTGATGAACATCAGGGGTCTGTGGAAGTGGTTACGCGCCAAGGAGAAGGAACGACCTTTGTCATTTGGCTTCCAGTCAGCTTTTCCGCGCCTTTGGAATAG
- a CDS encoding 4-hydroxy-3-methylbut-2-enyl diphosphate reductase yields the protein MEVLRISPRGYCYGVVDAMVLARQAARNLDLPRPIYILGMIVHNSHVTNSFEDEGIITLDGPNRMEILSQVESGTVIFTAHGVSPEVRKLARDKGLTTVDATCPDVTKTHDLIREKSAEGYQIVYIGKKNHPEPEGAIGIAPDHVHLIEKEEEIDGLTLSADKILITNQTTMSQWDIKHIMKKLLEKYPGAEIHNEICLATQVRQEAVAEQAGQADLVIVVGDPRSNNSNRLAQVSEEIAGTTAYRISDITELKREWLEGVAKVAVTSGASTPTLITKEVITYLEQYDADNPETWEIRRTIDMKKLLPPVREKSKTTK from the coding sequence TTGGAGGTACTCAGAATTTCGCCCCGGGGTTACTGCTACGGCGTAGTCGATGCCATGGTATTGGCTCGTCAGGCAGCCAGAAATTTGGATTTACCCCGGCCTATTTATATACTAGGCATGATTGTTCATAACAGTCATGTTACCAATTCCTTTGAAGACGAAGGGATTATTACATTGGACGGACCGAACCGCATGGAGATTTTAAGCCAGGTAGAGAGTGGTACTGTCATCTTCACTGCTCATGGCGTATCACCAGAGGTTCGCAAGCTGGCACGGGATAAGGGATTGACTACGGTTGACGCAACCTGTCCTGACGTGACGAAGACACATGATCTGATTCGGGAGAAGTCAGCCGAAGGCTATCAGATTGTTTATATTGGCAAAAAGAATCATCCAGAGCCAGAGGGAGCTATCGGTATTGCTCCTGACCATGTTCATCTGATTGAAAAGGAAGAAGAGATTGACGGTCTTACACTGTCAGCAGACAAAATCCTGATTACGAACCAGACAACCATGAGTCAATGGGACATCAAGCACATTATGAAGAAGCTGCTGGAGAAGTACCCAGGTGCCGAGATACACAATGAAATCTGTTTGGCAACGCAGGTACGTCAGGAAGCGGTAGCTGAGCAGGCAGGACAGGCGGATCTGGTAATTGTAGTCGGTGACCCGCGAAGCAACAATTCCAACCGATTGGCTCAGGTGTCGGAGGAAATAGCTGGTACCACGGCTTATCGTATTTCTGATATAACCGAGCTGAAGAGGGAGTGGCTTGAGGGCGTAGCCAAAGTAGCTGTGACCTCCGGGGCTTCAACACCTACGCTGATTACCAAAGAGGTCATTACGTATTTGGAACAGTATGATGCGGATAACCCGGAAACATGGGAGATTCGGCGAACCATTGATATGAAAAAACTGTTGCCTCCTGTACGAGAAAAGTCAAAAACGACGAAATAG
- the aroF gene encoding 3-deoxy-7-phosphoheptulonate synthase: MIVIAGVQTPEEHIQAIVEVIEKEGLQAHVSRGSDRTIIGLIGSVEPKLAEHLRQMKGVENVVKISKSYKLASRDFHPENTVISIKGVNIGGGELVVMGGPCAVESAAQIDEIAGLVKAAGAQVLRGGAFKPRTGPYSFQGTGVEGLIMMAEAGQKHDLLTITEVMTPEYVDICAEYADILQVGTRNMQNFDLLRKLGTCGKPVLLKRGFSSTYDEFLNAAEYILAGGNPNVMLCERGIRTFETYTRNTLDLSAIPVLQQLSHLPVISDPSHGTGRRELVVPMTKASVAAGADGLIIEMHTDPDNSMTGDGVQSLFPDQFADLLKDLELLAPAIGKTFHTPSSVS, from the coding sequence ATGATCGTTATCGCTGGTGTTCAAACACCTGAAGAACATATTCAAGCTATTGTTGAAGTTATTGAAAAAGAAGGATTGCAGGCTCATGTATCGCGAGGATCGGATCGTACGATTATCGGGCTGATTGGAAGCGTAGAGCCGAAGCTGGCAGAACATCTACGCCAAATGAAGGGTGTAGAAAATGTGGTTAAAATTTCAAAGTCCTACAAATTGGCCAGCCGTGATTTTCATCCGGAAAATACGGTGATCTCCATCAAAGGTGTAAATATCGGCGGGGGCGAGCTTGTCGTTATGGGGGGACCATGTGCTGTTGAGTCTGCTGCACAGATCGATGAAATTGCCGGATTGGTCAAAGCTGCAGGAGCGCAAGTCCTTCGTGGAGGTGCTTTTAAGCCGCGTACAGGGCCATACAGCTTCCAAGGAACGGGTGTAGAAGGTTTAATCATGATGGCTGAGGCGGGTCAGAAGCACGATCTCTTGACCATCACAGAGGTCATGACACCTGAATACGTAGACATCTGCGCGGAATACGCCGATATTCTGCAAGTAGGTACACGTAATATGCAAAACTTTGATCTGCTGCGCAAGCTGGGTACTTGCGGCAAGCCAGTATTGCTCAAGCGCGGTTTCAGCTCGACTTATGACGAGTTCTTGAATGCTGCTGAGTACATCTTGGCAGGCGGCAATCCGAATGTTATGTTGTGTGAGCGCGGTATCCGTACATTCGAAACTTACACTAGAAATACGCTCGACTTGTCCGCGATCCCTGTTTTGCAACAGTTGAGCCATTTGCCGGTCATTTCCGATCCTAGCCATGGCACAGGTAGACGTGAACTGGTTGTTCCTATGACGAAGGCTTCGGTAGCTGCCGGAGCGGATGGTTTAATTATTGAAATGCATACAGACCCTGACAACTCGATGACGGGGGATGGTGTACAGTCCCTATTCCCGGATCAATTTGCAGATTTACTAAAAGATTTGGAACTGTTAGCCCCCGCAATTGGAAAAACATTCCATACACCTAGTTCCGTATCTTAA
- the glnA gene encoding type I glutamate--ammonia ligase, producing the protein MSVENVLKTIQENNIEWVDFRFVDLSGRAHHISLPASEVDEETFVNGVAFDGSSIPGYRGIEESDMVMLPDPEAVFIDPFTQHPTLNILCDIATPDGEKYDRDPRGIAKKAEEFLQSAGVGTAAFFAPESEFFIFDDVRYESGMNSSSFFVDSEEAAWNTNRKEEGGNLGFKVGVKGGYVPVAPVDTQQDIRSEMCRLLEEAGLRIERHHHEVATAGQAEINFRFDTLKKTADNLLVYKYIVHNTARQYGKVATFMPKPIFGDNGSGMHVHQSIFDGDTPLFYEKGGYANLSEMALHYIGGILYHAPALIALTNPSTNSFKRLVPGYEAPVNLVFSKGNRSAAVRIPVAAVTPKGCRIEFRTPDSTANPYLAFSAMLMAGLDGIKRKLNPIELGYGPLDTNIYELSDAEKGKIRSVPGTLDEALDALEADYEFLTEGGVFTKDFIDNYVEFKRSEAKSVNIRVHPHEYSLYFDC; encoded by the coding sequence ATGTCCGTTGAAAACGTATTGAAAACAATTCAAGAAAATAATATTGAGTGGGTAGATTTTCGTTTTGTAGATTTGTCTGGTCGTGCTCACCATATTTCGTTGCCAGCTTCCGAAGTAGATGAAGAAACATTTGTTAACGGTGTTGCTTTCGACGGTTCTTCCATTCCCGGCTATCGTGGCATTGAGGAATCCGACATGGTTATGCTGCCCGATCCAGAAGCGGTTTTTATCGACCCTTTCACTCAGCATCCTACACTGAATATCCTGTGTGACATTGCTACGCCAGACGGCGAAAAATATGACCGTGATCCTCGTGGCATTGCTAAAAAAGCTGAGGAATTTCTGCAATCCGCAGGAGTGGGCACAGCGGCATTCTTTGCACCTGAATCTGAATTTTTCATCTTTGATGATGTTCGCTACGAAAGTGGCATGAACAGCTCCTCCTTCTTCGTAGATTCTGAGGAAGCAGCTTGGAACACGAACCGCAAGGAAGAAGGCGGCAACCTGGGCTTTAAAGTGGGAGTGAAGGGCGGCTATGTACCTGTAGCACCAGTAGACACCCAACAAGACATTCGTAGTGAAATGTGCCGTTTGCTTGAAGAAGCAGGTCTGAGAATTGAGCGCCATCACCATGAGGTGGCTACAGCAGGCCAAGCGGAAATCAACTTCCGTTTTGATACACTCAAGAAAACAGCAGATAACCTGCTCGTTTATAAATACATTGTACACAACACAGCTCGTCAATATGGTAAAGTGGCAACATTCATGCCGAAACCAATTTTCGGGGACAACGGAAGTGGTATGCACGTTCACCAATCTATTTTTGACGGCGATACTCCTTTGTTCTACGAAAAAGGTGGTTATGCTAATCTGAGCGAAATGGCTCTTCATTACATTGGTGGTATTCTGTACCACGCACCTGCGTTGATCGCTTTGACCAACCCAAGTACCAACTCGTTCAAACGTCTCGTTCCTGGTTACGAAGCGCCGGTTAACCTGGTATTCTCCAAAGGTAACCGTTCTGCGGCTGTACGTATTCCAGTAGCGGCTGTTACTCCTAAAGGCTGTCGGATCGAGTTCCGTACACCGGACTCCACAGCTAACCCTTACCTCGCCTTCTCAGCAATGCTGATGGCGGGTCTGGATGGCATCAAGCGCAAACTGAACCCAATCGAATTGGGCTATGGTCCACTCGACACTAACATCTATGAGCTGTCTGATGCTGAAAAAGGCAAAATCCGCAGTGTACCTGGTACACTGGATGAAGCTCTGGACGCTCTGGAAGCCGATTACGAATTCCTGACTGAGGGCGGCGTATTTACGAAGGACTTTATTGATAACTATGTAGAGTTCAAACGTTCTGAAGCTAAATCGGTGAATATCCGTGTTCATCCACATGAATACAGCTTGTATTTTGACTGCTAA
- the serC gene encoding 3-phosphoserine/phosphohydroxythreonine transaminase, with translation MLSKRAYNFNAGPAALPLKVLERVQAEFVDFQGTGMSIMEMSHRGAVYESVHNEAQERLLSLLGNPQGYKVLFLQGGASTQFAMLPLNFLSEEQIGSYVMTGSWSDKAYKEAKLLGKAHIAASSADEKYMRLPNVDSLDLPENTAYVHMTSNETIEGTQFKQFPDTGSVPLIVDMSSDIFCKPFDVTQFGLIYAGAQKNLGPSGVTVVVAREELLASSPGNIPTMLRYSTYQKNNSLYNTPPSFAIYMVNEVLKWIQEEGGLEGIERVNQQKAALLYDRIDRSEGFYRGCVDSADRSIMNVTFRLANEDLEKQFIKESEQAGFIGLKGHRSVGGLRASIYNAVPLENCQALAEFMDGFKQRNS, from the coding sequence TTGTTGAGTAAGAGAGCCTACAATTTTAATGCAGGACCGGCGGCATTGCCGCTTAAAGTACTGGAACGTGTACAAGCTGAATTCGTAGATTTCCAGGGAACAGGGATGTCCATCATGGAAATGTCTCACCGTGGAGCCGTGTATGAATCCGTTCATAATGAGGCGCAGGAACGTTTGTTATCTCTGCTGGGCAACCCACAAGGCTACAAGGTGTTGTTCCTCCAAGGGGGGGCAAGTACGCAGTTTGCCATGCTGCCTTTAAATTTCTTGAGTGAAGAGCAGATCGGAAGCTATGTAATGACAGGTAGCTGGTCGGACAAGGCATATAAAGAAGCTAAGCTATTGGGCAAGGCTCACATTGCCGCCTCCTCCGCTGATGAGAAATACATGCGTCTTCCAAATGTGGATTCCTTGGACTTGCCTGAGAATACTGCATATGTGCATATGACATCCAATGAGACGATTGAAGGTACACAATTTAAGCAATTCCCGGATACGGGTTCCGTACCGCTGATTGTGGACATGTCCAGTGATATTTTTTGCAAACCTTTTGATGTTACTCAATTTGGATTGATTTATGCTGGTGCGCAAAAAAATCTGGGACCTTCTGGTGTAACGGTCGTGGTTGCCCGTGAAGAGCTACTGGCTTCCTCACCAGGTAATATTCCTACAATGCTGCGTTACAGTACTTATCAAAAGAATAACTCTCTCTACAATACTCCCCCATCCTTTGCCATATACATGGTGAATGAAGTGCTCAAATGGATCCAGGAGGAAGGCGGTTTAGAAGGCATCGAGCGTGTGAATCAGCAGAAAGCTGCTCTGCTATACGACCGTATTGACAGAAGCGAAGGCTTCTATCGTGGCTGTGTGGACAGCGCTGATCGTTCTATTATGAACGTAACCTTCCGCCTTGCAAATGAGGATCTGGAAAAACAATTTATTAAAGAATCCGAACAAGCCGGGTTCATCGGATTGAAGGGGCATCGCAGTGTAGGAGGGCTTCGCGCCTCGATCTACAATGCGGTTCCACTGGAGAACTGTCAAGCATTAGCCGAGTTTATGGATGGATTTAAGCAACGTAACAGTTGA
- the trmL gene encoding tRNA (uridine(34)/cytosine(34)/5-carboxymethylaminomethyluridine(34)-2'-O)-methyltransferase TrmL: protein MPLHIVLVEPEIPANTGNIARTCAATGTHLHLVKPLGFRTDDATLKRAGLDYWYAVHIEYHESFAEVQEKYQAGRFFYATTKAKQQYSDIKFQDGDFLVFGKETKGLPPELLAANPDTCIKMPMSDKVRSLNLSNSAAIIVYEALRQLDFPGLS from the coding sequence ATGCCATTACATATTGTGCTTGTCGAGCCGGAAATTCCAGCTAACACAGGGAATATTGCCAGAACATGTGCTGCAACCGGAACTCATCTGCATCTGGTTAAGCCACTGGGTTTTCGTACCGATGATGCTACGTTAAAACGGGCTGGGCTTGATTATTGGTATGCTGTCCACATTGAGTATCACGAGTCTTTTGCTGAAGTACAAGAGAAATATCAAGCAGGTCGCTTTTTTTATGCGACGACAAAGGCAAAACAGCAGTATAGTGATATTAAATTTCAGGATGGAGACTTTTTGGTATTTGGTAAAGAAACGAAAGGTTTGCCTCCTGAGCTGTTAGCTGCTAATCCTGATACATGTATCAAGATGCCAATGTCAGATAAAGTAAGATCTCTAAACTTGTCGAATTCCGCTGCGATTATTGTATATGAAGCGCTGAGACAATTGGATTTTCCAGGTTTATCGTAA
- a CDS encoding AbrB/MazE/SpoVT family DNA-binding domain-containing protein — translation MKPAGVVRKVDQLGRIVLPKSLRKRYQMNEGDPVEILVQGDHIILERYRPKCVFCGSIEQVNDFKERYICAQCLTEMTQYSS, via the coding sequence ATGAAACCTGCCGGTGTGGTACGTAAAGTTGATCAGTTGGGGAGAATAGTTCTGCCTAAGTCACTACGTAAAAGATATCAAATGAATGAGGGAGATCCTGTCGAAATTTTGGTTCAGGGCGACCATATTATTTTGGAGCGTTATCGTCCAAAATGTGTATTCTGCGGCTCAATAGAACAAGTGAACGATTTCAAAGAACGTTATATTTGTGCTCAATGCCTGACAGAAATGACACAGTACTCCTCCTAA
- a CDS encoding phosphodiester glycosidase family protein, with product MNVDTKLVNRFFMLALAPFIGLLGCILLVHPPLSFPKSTSPSLQKAEITLQAQSVGKQLDEAKQTATYTLSTIRRTSELYKQTTQTMNQLVVTASAQSKRPAVIYNRRITAKLGVPYYKVDSNRITIELFKVNPGIYHGYAMKVKLKDPTAMKMSLGNDKLGGSETTMRAVLRHGAIAGINAGGFADGDGKRYPLSTTVLNGRYLTGFQSSFKDLSFVGLSNDGKLIGGKFYNQGALDSLKPAFGATFVPVLLQRGQKVPIPDKWKVSPKRAPRTVIGNYKDDQLLIIVVDGYNESGGSGATLEELQGKMFNLGVQDAYNLDGGGSSSLILNGRIVNKPSDGNLRPVPTHFLFYK from the coding sequence TTAGGGTGTATTTTGTTAGTGCATCCCCCTTTGAGCTTTCCTAAATCTACATCTCCGAGTCTGCAAAAAGCCGAAATCACTCTACAAGCGCAATCAGTAGGCAAGCAGCTTGATGAAGCCAAGCAAACAGCAACGTATACCTTATCTACGATTCGCCGGACGTCTGAGCTCTACAAACAAACGACCCAAACGATGAATCAGCTTGTCGTGACTGCCTCTGCGCAGTCCAAGCGACCCGCGGTTATCTATAATCGGCGCATCACTGCCAAACTGGGTGTTCCCTATTACAAGGTAGATAGCAACCGGATTACCATTGAATTGTTTAAAGTAAACCCGGGAATTTATCACGGATACGCTATGAAAGTCAAACTTAAAGATCCTACGGCAATGAAAATGTCTTTGGGAAATGACAAGTTGGGTGGCTCAGAAACGACCATGCGTGCAGTCTTGAGACACGGAGCTATTGCTGGCATCAACGCAGGCGGCTTTGCCGATGGAGACGGCAAACGCTATCCATTAAGCACTACTGTCTTGAACGGCCGCTACCTTACTGGCTTTCAGTCAAGTTTCAAGGACTTGTCATTCGTTGGATTGAGTAACGACGGCAAGCTTATTGGGGGCAAATTTTACAATCAAGGTGCTCTTGACAGCTTAAAACCTGCCTTTGGAGCTACCTTCGTTCCCGTTCTGTTACAAAGGGGACAAAAAGTGCCTATTCCTGACAAATGGAAAGTCTCTCCCAAGCGGGCTCCACGTACAGTCATTGGCAACTATAAAGATGATCAGTTGCTCATTATTGTCGTAGATGGCTACAATGAAAGCGGGGGTTCAGGTGCAACGCTCGAAGAACTCCAAGGGAAGATGTTCAATCTGGGTGTTCAAGATGCTTATAATTTGGACGGCGGCGGTTCATCGTCCCTTATACTAAACGGCCGAATCGTAAACAAACCGTCAGATGGTAATTTGCGTCCAGTCCCTACTCATTTTTTGTTCTATAAATAG